In one window of Aceticella autotrophica DNA:
- a CDS encoding DEAD/DEAH box helicase, with amino-acid sequence MDKYFTKVSYMYRIINELEIKRRCFDTMTYKKGLDYYNSHKIKDLKMNQTGDSFDAIVLGSKAYNVSIKFYESKIITDCTCPAKQKFKGDCKHIICVLIYLSRHRKDIEDFLYNNLSNEIFKAFENNVNTLIEKQPVNIEVIFEKDLYARGKISFKIGMDKLYIVKSIRKLFSGIENGEPVEFGKNFAFIPAVHTFKDEDMPLINFVREVYEIDKIDAQNSYYRAGSIFDGKHLILTSTIMKRFFDIMKERPFNAVISNQRYDDVKILNEDVPIEFKLSKDNNGILLGINGIEKIRPLNENGSFLFYDGNIYNVSEKQQKVLMPFYAIYLRKGINKINFKIQDKPKFESLVLPHIEKNGNMVIDDSIKSLFCKETLTAKIYFDKEKESITADINFNYGKFNINPYNPSKNITDKNAFLIRDIEKERNILDIFERAKFKIKDSKVYLDTDDDIFDFIFNGLPELQKYAEVYYSDEFKKLRLNKNSFGGSVRLSEEGLLEFDFSIDEVDNNILPQILASFRKKKKYFKLPNGAFLPLDAEFGSIINIMDSLEIPDKELKKGGIKLPKYKALYLDEKLKNSNISIERNLRFKELVQNIKEPQDMDFEIPANLKGVLRKYQITGYKWLKTLSQYGFGGILADDMGLGKTIQAIAFLLSEKEKVKGPAIVICPTSLLYNWESEIENFAPSLKTLVISGNKSVREILREQISTSDVVITSYPLIRRDIEFYEKIEFTYCIIDEAQHIKNPLSQNAESVKKIKAKGYFALTGTPIENSLSELWSIFDFLMPGYLLSHRKFVEKYEKPIVKNSDKNVLTDFSKHIQPFILRRVKKDVLKELPQKIETISVAELTKEQKELYLAYLKNAKGEIETEIASKGFERSRIKILSALTRLRQICCHPSMFTEKYKGESGKMELLLELLQELKAGSHRVLLFSQFTTALKLIEGHLKKEEITYLYLDGSVKSENRGEIVKAFNNGDADVFLISLKAGGTGLNLTGADTVIHFDPWWNPAVEDQATDRAHRIGQENTVQVIKLITHGTIEEKIIKLQKKKKEMINSVINSGETFISKLSEEEIKALFVM; translated from the coding sequence ATGGATAAATATTTTACAAAGGTGAGTTATATGTATAGAATCATTAATGAACTTGAGATAAAAAGAAGATGTTTTGATACAATGACGTATAAAAAGGGTCTTGACTATTATAACAGTCACAAAATAAAAGACCTCAAAATGAATCAAACAGGCGATTCATTTGATGCTATTGTATTGGGTTCTAAGGCATATAATGTTAGTATTAAATTTTACGAAAGCAAGATTATAACTGACTGCACATGTCCTGCAAAGCAAAAATTCAAGGGAGATTGTAAACATATTATATGTGTATTAATATATCTAAGCAGACATAGAAAGGATATAGAAGATTTTTTATACAACAATTTATCAAATGAAATATTTAAGGCATTTGAAAATAATGTCAATACATTAATAGAAAAACAACCTGTCAATATCGAGGTTATTTTTGAGAAAGATTTATATGCAAGAGGCAAAATAAGCTTTAAAATAGGTATGGACAAACTGTATATAGTAAAAAGTATAAGGAAACTTTTTTCAGGTATAGAAAATGGAGAGCCGGTAGAATTTGGGAAAAATTTTGCCTTTATTCCAGCAGTGCATACATTCAAGGATGAGGATATGCCATTAATCAATTTTGTAAGAGAGGTTTATGAAATTGATAAAATTGATGCACAAAATTCTTATTATAGAGCAGGGTCAATTTTTGATGGAAAGCATTTAATTCTAACCTCGACAATTATGAAACGCTTTTTCGACATAATGAAAGAAAGACCTTTTAATGCTGTTATTTCTAATCAAAGATATGATGATGTAAAAATTTTAAACGAAGATGTTCCTATAGAATTTAAACTAAGCAAGGATAATAATGGAATATTACTTGGAATAAACGGCATAGAAAAAATACGTCCATTAAATGAAAATGGAAGCTTTCTTTTCTATGACGGCAATATCTATAATGTTTCGGAAAAACAACAGAAGGTTTTGATGCCATTTTATGCCATATATCTGAGAAAAGGGATAAATAAGATTAATTTCAAAATACAGGACAAGCCAAAATTTGAATCCTTGGTGCTGCCTCATATAGAAAAAAACGGGAATATGGTTATTGATGATAGTATAAAATCATTGTTTTGTAAAGAAACCCTTACAGCTAAAATATATTTTGACAAGGAAAAAGAGAGTATTACGGCAGATATTAATTTTAATTATGGTAAATTCAATATAAATCCTTACAATCCGAGCAAAAATATTACTGATAAAAATGCATTTTTAATTAGGGATATTGAAAAAGAAAGAAATATTCTTGATATTTTTGAAAGAGCAAAATTCAAGATAAAAGATAGTAAGGTTTATCTTGATACTGATGATGATATATTTGATTTTATTTTCAATGGTTTGCCGGAACTTCAGAAATATGCAGAAGTATATTATTCAGATGAATTTAAGAAACTGAGATTAAATAAAAATTCATTTGGCGGCAGTGTTAGATTATCTGAGGAGGGATTGCTGGAATTTGATTTTTCTATAGATGAAGTAGATAACAATATTTTACCTCAGATATTGGCTTCTTTTAGGAAAAAGAAAAAATATTTCAAGCTGCCCAATGGGGCTTTTTTACCATTGGATGCTGAATTCGGCAGTATTATAAATATAATGGATTCTCTTGAGATACCTGATAAGGAGCTGAAAAAAGGAGGTATAAAGCTTCCAAAATATAAAGCATTATACCTTGATGAAAAATTGAAAAACAGCAATATATCCATTGAGAGGAATCTCCGATTTAAGGAATTGGTTCAAAATATAAAAGAGCCGCAGGATATGGATTTTGAAATACCGGCAAATCTGAAGGGGGTACTTAGGAAATATCAGATAACCGGATATAAATGGCTTAAGACATTGTCACAATATGGTTTTGGCGGTATATTGGCTGATGATATGGGACTTGGAAAAACAATCCAAGCAATTGCGTTTTTACTTTCTGAAAAAGAGAAGGTAAAGGGTCCGGCTATTGTTATATGCCCTACATCACTTTTATATAATTGGGAAAGTGAAATAGAAAATTTTGCTCCATCGCTAAAAACCTTGGTTATTTCCGGTAACAAATCCGTGAGGGAGATTTTAAGGGAGCAAATTTCAACGTCGGATGTAGTTATAACATCATATCCGTTGATTAGAAGAGATATTGAATTTTACGAAAAAATTGAATTTACTTATTGCATAATTGATGAAGCACAGCATATTAAAAATCCTTTGTCACAAAATGCAGAATCTGTTAAGAAGATCAAGGCAAAAGGATATTTTGCCCTAACGGGTACGCCTATTGAAAATTCATTATCAGAGTTATGGTCGATATTTGATTTTTTAATGCCGGGGTATTTGCTGTCACACAGAAAATTTGTTGAAAAATATGAAAAGCCGATTGTAAAGAACAGCGATAAAAATGTATTGACAGATTTCAGCAAACATATACAGCCTTTTATATTGAGAAGGGTTAAAAAAGATGTTTTAAAAGAACTGCCTCAGAAAATAGAAACAATTTCTGTAGCAGAACTTACAAAAGAGCAGAAAGAACTGTACCTTGCATATCTTAAAAATGCAAAAGGAGAAATTGAAACAGAGATTGCCTCAAAAGGGTTTGAAAGAAGCCGTATAAAAATTCTTTCTGCACTTACAAGATTGAGGCAGATATGCTGTCACCCATCAATGTTTACAGAGAAATACAAGGGTGAAAGCGGTAAGATGGAGCTTTTGTTGGAACTTTTACAGGAATTGAAAGCAGGCAGCCATAGGGTATTGCTTTTTTCGCAGTTTACAACGGCTCTTAAATTGATTGAGGGACATTTAAAAAAAGAAGAAATCACTTATTTATATCTTGATGGCAGTGTTAAATCAGAAAACAGAGGCGAGATTGTAAAAGCGTTTAATAATGGTGATGCTGATGTATTTTTGATATCATTAAAAGCAGGGGGTACCGGATTAAATCTTACAGGCGCAGATACTGTGATACATTTTGACCCATGGTGGAATCCAGCGGTTGAGGATCAGGCGACAGACAGAGCCCACAGGATTGGTCAGGAAAATACCGTACAGGTTATTAAACTTATAACACATGGTACGATAGAAGAAAAAATTATAAAATTGCAGAAAAAAAAGAAAGAGATGATAAATTCTGTAATAAATTCCGGCGAAACATTTATTTCTAAATTAAGTGAGGAAGAAATCAAAGCATTATTTGTAATGTAA
- a CDS encoding ArsR/SmtB family transcription factor, which produces MIKKIRTNKEYIGNNIYDKKWDDIIEKICLFGKAISDPKRVDMLRMFAENKRCYEKADGSRVEDLEERPEGICVCNFVDALDMAQSKVSYHIKVLKEAGLIKETVTGKWRYYSINCNKLNEMIEILKSFKQEMK; this is translated from the coding sequence ATGATTAAGAAAATAAGAACAAATAAAGAATACATAGGAAATAATATATATGATAAAAAATGGGATGACATTATAGAGAAAATATGTCTTTTCGGCAAGGCTATAAGTGATCCCAAAAGGGTTGATATGTTAAGGATGTTTGCTGAAAACAAAAGATGCTACGAGAAAGCTGACGGAAGTAGGGTGGAGGACCTTGAAGAGAGACCTGAAGGCATTTGTGTATGTAATTTTGTTGATGCTTTGGATATGGCTCAATCAAAGGTATCATATCATATAAAGGTTTTAAAAGAAGCAGGACTTATTAAGGAAACAGTTACGGGTAAATGGAGGTATTATAGCATTAACTGTAACAAACTTAATGAAATGATTGAAATACTTAAATCCTTCAAACAAGAAATGAAATAA
- a CDS encoding IS110 family transposase, translating into MALKIVYKICCGIDVHKTFVVACIASTNKQGITTYKSHRFSTYTKGLKELLQWLLDNNCKDVCMESTGKYWIPVYNVLEKDCSIVLAHPKYVKAIRGKKTDKKDAKWIADLFKHDLVAGSFMPPADIRQLRDLMRYRYKLTCFMSSEKNRLQNCLTVSNIQLGNVVSDTFGKSSKRIIDKILENPLDTSFDIQPLIHGSMKNKISELELAVDGYITPEQAGKLKVIKRHLEDLDARKAELEKLILALASPYQQELDLILTAPSFKNPFSAITVISEIGVNMEAFPSAKHLCSWAGLAPTNNESAGKKKSVRVSKAGCYIKPLLVQCANSVVKSEKHPEIRNRYLRIKKRRGHKKAIIAIARMLLTALYNMLKKKETYNAELYKKSDAFPAKREITVEQAILLAQLQGYKIKPAI; encoded by the coding sequence ATGGCTTTAAAAATCGTGTATAAAATCTGTTGTGGAATTGATGTTCACAAAACCTTTGTAGTTGCTTGCATCGCTTCCACAAACAAACAAGGTATTACCACCTACAAAAGCCATCGCTTTTCTACCTACACCAAAGGCTTGAAAGAGCTGTTACAATGGCTTTTGGACAATAATTGCAAGGATGTTTGCATGGAATCTACAGGTAAATACTGGATTCCAGTGTACAACGTCTTGGAAAAAGATTGTTCTATTGTACTTGCACATCCTAAGTATGTTAAGGCTATCCGTGGTAAAAAAACTGATAAGAAAGATGCAAAATGGATTGCTGACCTGTTTAAGCATGATCTTGTTGCCGGTAGCTTTATGCCCCCTGCTGATATTCGTCAGCTTCGTGACCTAATGCGCTATCGTTACAAACTAACCTGCTTTATGTCCAGTGAAAAGAACAGACTCCAAAACTGTCTCACGGTTTCTAACATCCAGTTGGGAAACGTTGTTTCGGACACTTTTGGTAAAAGTTCTAAAAGAATTATTGATAAGATTTTAGAAAATCCTCTTGATACCTCTTTTGATATTCAACCTTTAATTCATGGCTCTATGAAAAATAAAATTTCAGAATTAGAGCTCGCCGTTGATGGTTACATTACACCTGAACAGGCTGGTAAATTAAAGGTCATTAAGAGACATCTTGAAGATTTAGACGCCCGGAAAGCAGAGTTAGAAAAACTGATTCTTGCGCTCGCCAGTCCCTATCAACAAGAACTCGACCTGATTCTAACCGCTCCATCATTTAAAAATCCTTTCTCTGCAATCACTGTCATTTCAGAGATTGGTGTCAACATGGAGGCTTTTCCTTCGGCGAAACACTTATGCTCATGGGCTGGTCTTGCACCTACCAACAATGAAAGTGCAGGGAAGAAAAAGTCTGTCCGGGTTTCTAAAGCCGGATGCTATATCAAGCCACTTTTAGTACAATGTGCTAATTCTGTGGTTAAAAGTGAAAAGCATCCAGAAATCCGTAACCGCTATTTGCGCATCAAAAAGCGTCGCGGCCACAAGAAGGCAATCATTGCTATTGCAAGAATGCTTCTTACAGCATTATACAACATGTTGAAGAAGAAAGAAACATATAATGCTGAATTATATAAAAAATCTGATGCTTTTCCAGCAAAACGCGAGATTACGGTTGAGCAAGCTATACTATTAGCTCAGCTTCAAGGCTATAAAATAAAGCCAGCTATTTAG
- a CDS encoding ATP-binding protein — protein sequence MNLTKVDYSNAENIIIEEYISSELSDKSPQTIAFFGQPGVGKTFCVNSAAKKIAKRNNYEMVYFQELISKSKESQERFINKIIKEGKTPFFFVDISMQTHEPYDLSGIPEKVRFNIDGEQYEVSKFFPPSWVVLLQKYPGILFIDEITNIQNKEMQSILLKIAQQGLIGDNKMSDKAMVVVAGNRIEDSDLATSLPIPLINRMEMYEFIPPKADDWYQYIKNKHAENFDKMDFDEYAAAYLAIVASKPELPSEEEQNPFATPRSCEMLYNKIIKQQMLQKTGIINEMKFYENISKAAPAFIGYKEGGLFAQTYKNMKDYYTKLCNGLSENDLKEIKSLGTYYSLSAMAGKIFKTAIKGEVFGISHDILPNMKKNLDILFTRQPETISVFLHETEVFIKESHFNESLKALAYIKTLIEAREGITLREIKENAEKMISSTLEKFEEVSGDKALYEKFIQETNMGKNLETIPVFAKSENLIYERIRKISIAIFSKALNEGYIFKSGIAGRM from the coding sequence ATGAATTTGACAAAGGTTGATTATTCAAATGCAGAAAATATAATTATTGAAGAATATATAAGCTCGGAATTATCTGATAAATCCCCTCAAACCATTGCTTTTTTCGGGCAGCCGGGTGTAGGGAAGACCTTTTGCGTTAACTCTGCTGCTAAAAAAATAGCCAAAAGAAACAACTATGAAATGGTGTATTTTCAAGAGCTTATAAGTAAATCAAAGGAAAGTCAAGAGAGATTTATAAATAAGATAATCAAAGAGGGAAAAACTCCATTTTTCTTTGTAGATATAAGTATGCAGACACATGAACCGTATGACCTGTCGGGTATACCTGAAAAAGTTCGATTTAATATAGATGGGGAGCAATACGAGGTAAGTAAATTTTTCCCCCCTTCGTGGGTTGTGTTGTTGCAGAAGTATCCCGGTATACTTTTTATTGATGAAATAACTAATATACAAAATAAGGAAATGCAATCCATCCTTCTTAAAATAGCACAACAGGGATTGATTGGTGATAACAAGATGAGTGATAAAGCCATGGTGGTTGTAGCAGGGAATAGGATAGAGGACAGCGACCTTGCAACAAGTTTGCCCATACCTCTTATAAATCGTATGGAAATGTACGAATTTATACCGCCAAAAGCTGATGATTGGTATCAGTATATAAAAAACAAACATGCAGAAAATTTTGATAAAATGGATTTTGACGAATATGCAGCGGCATATCTTGCCATTGTAGCTTCAAAACCGGAACTTCCTTCAGAAGAAGAACAGAACCCTTTTGCAACTCCACGTTCTTGCGAGATGTTGTATAATAAGATTATAAAACAACAGATGTTGCAAAAAACCGGTATAATAAATGAGATGAAATTTTATGAGAATATATCAAAAGCTGCTCCGGCATTTATTGGTTATAAAGAAGGGGGCTTATTTGCCCAAACATATAAAAACATGAAGGATTACTATACTAAACTCTGTAACGGGCTTTCAGAAAATGATTTAAAGGAAATAAAATCCCTTGGAACTTATTATTCATTAAGCGCTATGGCAGGAAAAATCTTTAAAACTGCAATTAAAGGGGAAGTATTCGGTATTTCTCATGATATACTGCCAAACATGAAAAAAAATCTTGATATTCTTTTTACAAGGCAGCCGGAAACAATATCGGTGTTTTTACATGAAACAGAAGTATTTATCAAGGAAAGTCATTTTAATGAAAGTTTAAAAGCACTTGCATATATTAAAACATTAATAGAAGCAAGAGAAGGAATAACCCTTAGGGAGATAAAAGAAAATGCGGAAAAAATGATTTCATCAACACTTGAAAAATTTGAAGAGGTATCTGGAGATAAAGCTTTATATGAGAAGTTTATACAGGAAACAAATATGGGGAAAAACTTAGAAACAATACCCGTATTTGCAAAATCCGAGAATTTAATTTATGAAAGAATCAGGAAGATTTCAATAGCAATATTTTCAAAAGCTTTAAACGAAGGATATATTTTTAAATCCGGCATAGCAGGGAGGATGTGA
- a CDS encoding AI-2E family transporter has product MEGKSDDIMIKELMTKDIFQKIVALVIMIIILYAMKDLLNLFLLTFILSYIFYNIQNYIFKNLKKFISRKIIAIFIYLLFVFFVILFFYKYMPLVINQLFVIADEISHFDINEYKLNPAIESIVKGINIQAYLNEGTKYLMGVVKNIGLVGLDLFLAFILSLFFNLDKEEIIDFFNRFEDSKISFLIKQYKIFGKSFLNSFGKVLQTQLLISLINGVLSAIMLTIMGFPQVLGLGAMIFLLGLIPIAGVWISMIPLCIIAFNIGGLIKVIDVIIMITLLHGLEGYVLNPKLMALKIKLPTFMTFLILLISEHFFGIWGLLIGIPMFVFLLDLLDVKLK; this is encoded by the coding sequence ATGGAAGGAAAAAGTGATGATATTATGATAAAGGAACTTATGACAAAGGATATATTTCAAAAAATTGTTGCTTTAGTCATTATGATAATTATTTTGTATGCCATGAAAGATTTATTAAATCTTTTTTTACTGACATTTATTTTATCATATATATTTTATAATATTCAGAATTATATTTTTAAGAATTTAAAAAAATTTATATCCAGAAAGATAATTGCAATATTCATATATTTACTTTTTGTTTTTTTTGTTATACTGTTTTTTTACAAATATATGCCGTTAGTTATCAATCAATTATTTGTTATTGCAGATGAAATTTCCCATTTTGATATAAATGAATACAAATTAAACCCAGCAATTGAAAGTATTGTTAAGGGAATAAATATTCAGGCATATCTTAATGAAGGTACGAAATATCTTATGGGTGTTGTCAAAAACATTGGTTTAGTTGGATTAGATTTATTTTTGGCATTTATATTGAGTTTGTTTTTTAATCTTGATAAAGAGGAAATAATAGATTTTTTTAATAGATTTGAGGATAGCAAAATTTCATTTTTGATTAAACAATACAAGATTTTCGGGAAAAGCTTCTTGAATTCTTTTGGAAAGGTATTGCAGACACAGTTATTAATATCTTTGATTAATGGAGTTTTGTCTGCAATAATGCTGACGATAATGGGGTTTCCGCAGGTATTGGGACTGGGTGCTATGATATTCCTTCTGGGTTTGATACCAATAGCAGGTGTATGGATTTCAATGATTCCATTATGCATAATAGCTTTTAATATAGGAGGTTTAATTAAGGTAATAGATGTTATAATAATGATAACATTATTGCATGGATTAGAAGGATATGTATTGAATCCAAAACTTATGGCTCTTAAAATAAAATTGCCTACATTTATGACTTTTTTGATTTTACTGATATCAGAACATTTTTTTGGTATCTGGGGGCTTCTTATAGGTATTCCAATGTTTGTTTTCCTCCTTGATTTATTGGATGTTAAACTCAAATAA
- a CDS encoding DUF2201 family putative metallopeptidase has product MISEKTFEQLYNKERENLRRCDMNNIKEKLREALIIIATSVAPDNEFVSWGIGMSPVKLVYPDNADVKTMSAANDGYIYINPVFWNTLYKVSKEKGGNPIEEVQYAFMHQVLHQLFEHTNQDIKMVHQNAGIEYNKNFKTFYRLLSSICMDYTVNAQCNILFPEADIVKELNISSEKKLIQALSNFLTPDLLRKISNKIDLKNPEKALWIEYYMEIAKVINKLPEEIKQKIENDSIESNYNQYSKNQSNNNSEVKGVHGETLPQDKDVEIIKKAEYEEEDDKIQKAREAWKEGKKEIINRLRGAGKKKGNLLRILEDTIEPAIKWKTYIKTVIARELGGKNKYLTWTKPNRKMACFPGHRYFDPNTLWVLGDTSGSVSKEDLMTITGLALSYIKNIGGKVVLIPWDVGTYKYIYINSLSAIKKINEFYGGGGTKIKPVLDNIISKILKGDIVIVHTDSYIDDLDEEFSEKIKKIYKKTRNMIIWFNTSPEINYTIKNNKFIKAINKDSIQRRFLN; this is encoded by the coding sequence TTGATATCTGAAAAAACCTTCGAACAATTATATAATAAAGAAAGAGAAAATCTTCGTAGATGTGATATGAATAATATAAAAGAAAAACTTCGGGAAGCGTTAATCATTATTGCAACATCCGTAGCACCAGATAACGAATTTGTTTCGTGGGGCATAGGAATGTCCCCTGTTAAACTTGTTTACCCTGATAATGCGGATGTAAAAACCATGTCTGCGGCAAATGATGGATATATTTATATCAATCCGGTCTTTTGGAATACCCTTTATAAGGTTTCCAAGGAAAAAGGAGGCAATCCAATTGAAGAGGTTCAATATGCCTTTATGCACCAAGTTTTACATCAACTTTTTGAACATACTAATCAGGACATAAAAATGGTACATCAAAATGCCGGAATAGAATATAATAAGAATTTTAAAACATTCTATCGTTTATTAAGCAGTATATGTATGGATTATACCGTTAATGCCCAATGCAATATATTATTTCCTGAAGCGGATATTGTCAAGGAATTAAATATATCTTCAGAAAAAAAACTTATACAAGCATTGTCAAATTTTCTTACACCTGACCTTCTTAGAAAAATCAGCAATAAAATAGACCTTAAAAATCCGGAAAAAGCCTTGTGGATTGAGTATTATATGGAAATAGCGAAGGTAATTAATAAATTGCCGGAAGAAATAAAACAAAAAATAGAAAATGACAGTATTGAGTCAAATTATAACCAGTATAGTAAAAATCAAAGCAATAATAATTCCGAGGTTAAAGGTGTACATGGGGAAACTTTACCACAGGATAAAGATGTTGAAATAATTAAAAAAGCCGAATATGAAGAAGAGGATGATAAAATACAAAAGGCTCGTGAAGCCTGGAAAGAGGGTAAAAAAGAAATCATAAACAGACTAAGAGGGGCTGGAAAGAAAAAAGGCAATCTTTTAAGGATTCTCGAGGATACCATAGAACCGGCTATAAAGTGGAAAACCTACATTAAAACCGTTATTGCCCGTGAATTGGGAGGTAAAAACAAATATTTGACATGGACAAAACCTAATCGCAAAATGGCATGTTTTCCCGGGCATAGGTATTTTGACCCCAATACCCTTTGGGTATTGGGGGATACGTCAGGTTCTGTTTCAAAGGAAGATTTAATGACAATAACAGGATTGGCGCTTTCATATATAAAAAATATAGGAGGAAAGGTAGTGCTTATTCCATGGGATGTAGGAACATATAAATATATATATATTAACTCTCTTTCTGCTATAAAAAAAATTAATGAATTTTACGGTGGAGGAGGTACAAAAATAAAACCGGTACTTGATAATATAATAAGCAAAATTCTTAAAGGAGATATAGTTATTGTCCACACAGATTCTTATATAGATGACCTTGATGAAGAGTTTTCAGAGAAAATAAAAAAAATATATAAAAAAACACGAAATATGATAATATGGTTTAACACATCACCGGAAATAAACTATACTATAAAAAACAACAAATTTATAAAAGCAATAAATAAAGATTCAATTCAAAGACGATTCTTGAATTAA